TAACATCTGCttgagcttttttaaaaatatatctctatCTTGTATGCTTTATGGCAACTCACAGATATTGATTAAAAATCAAAGTACTTATACTTTTAAGACTCAgatgttttcatctttatttgggaaatttttatatttttatttatttattttaacagtgAAAAGCAAGTGCTTGTTGCTGGCTTAGTGGCTGCACCAAGAAATTGCCCAAATCATGTAACCCTGGACCTCacagcttgttttgtttgtttgtttgtttgtttgtttgtttgtttgtttgactctgttttggttttggttgtttgtttggatttttgtttccttgctttgtttttcttcgattacatcccaatcatagcattcccttctcctcccagtcccagctTCACACAACCAATCCTCCCAaccctcctccccaactcccccaggataccaacccacccaaaTATATCAGGTCACTGCAGGATTAGAcatatcctcttccactgaagccagacaagacagcatggttagggaaacaggatccaCGGGCAGGTagcagagacagcccctgctccagttcttGGGGTACCCGCATGAAGgcaaagctgcacatctgctacacatgtgcaaGGGCCTAGGCCCAACAAATGTGTGCTTTTTAGTTGATGGTTCAATCTTTGGGAGCCCCCAAGCATCCAAGTTAGTTGAccctattggtcttcctgtgaagtcccTATCCCTGCAggtcctttaatccttcccccaaaTCTTCCATAGGATTCCCTGAGCTGTGTCCAATGTTTGCTGtgagtctttgcatctgtttccatcagctgctgggtgtagcctctcagagggtagttatgctaggctcctgtctgtaagcataacagaataccatccattaatagtttcagggattggttcttgtccTTGGATGGGTTTTACGTTGGGCCAGCCATTTGgtggccattccctcagtgtcTGCTCTTATAGTAAGTCCCttcacttcttgtaggcaggacaaattttggggaGAAAGTTTTGTGTGATGTTGGTGTCTTTATTCCTCCACTGGAAGGGAGTCCTGCCAGGATGTGGCCATTTctggctccatatcccccactacTAGGAGTCTCACCTAGATTTACCCTCATGGATTCCCTGAAGGCTCCccagtcccaggtctctggcatgtcctagtgATGCCAATACCTCCCAGCTGCTGATTTTCATCCATTCTGCAGGCCCTCTCTCCCAAGCTCTTTTCTAATTGCTACCCATTCACATggccctccccatctcctccctcacCCAGGTCACTCCCTTCATCCACCTCcaatgatgtttttatttccccttctaagtgaaagTCAAGAGTCTACCACTGGCCattttgttatttagcttctttgggctTGTGGATTGTAGTGtatgtattctgtactttttacctaatatccacttaagtgagtacataccaggtatgtccttttgggtctgggtaaTTTTGTCTTTTCTATAATTAGAGAATAGTTAAGAGTACCGGTCGAGTAAATTTTTTACATTAAATGTGAATGGTTCCAATATTATGATCACGTTATATTCTTCCCTGGAAGCTGTGTtatataatttcttcctttctaaatcTAGAACCATAATATCTGTGCTATTAAATGGAATAATCAGTAAGCCCAGATGGGATGGTGCACATCATTAATGCCAGACTTGGGGAAAAAGAGCCATGGGATCTCTCAGTTCAAGAtcacatagtgaattccaagccagactgtaaaaatatttttcatttccatgatggctgtattaatttatatttccacaAAGCTTTTGAGAGACCTTCCCCTTAGAGCTGTTTATTTCTCAAAGTCTCCTGCTCAGTTCTCATTATATAAGAAGTCATTGCTTTACTGGTCTCATGTCTGCCTCTGTTGAGTTACTAACTTGTTCCCTGCAAGAAATCCTCAAGAAATTTCTTAAGAAAATTACACAGCAAATATGCTTCTGGAATATTTACACATCAGAAAAGATCCTATGttgtcctttttgttgttgttgttgttttcttgttcaaTACAGAGGCATAGATGCTTTTTTGCATTCCATTATCCAGCATGGTGCTAAAAAGCTTGATTCCAATCTAATTCTTACTTTTTTACATAAAAGCAGTTTAAATACCTTGGAAATCTTCAGTTTCACTTTGTTTTTAGCCATCCTGTATTTCACAGTAATTCTGTTACATAATACAGATGATTTCTTTTGGTCTTCTGTCCCTTCTTATTCTAAAAACCTTACTTAAACATTGAAATCAATATTTTCTGTTTCACCTCCCTCTTTTTTTCaatcttctgtcttttttttaaatgtaatcatagttttcatttccaaatgAATCTTTCACTGTCCAAATTCTCAGGCTCAAAGTGTCTAAAGGAAAAAGGGAGACCCATCTGCTTTCtggattcttcttcttttttttttaaatcagaattgtTTTAACcacaattttaaaactatatgtgTTATTCTCTAATTTTACAATTTTGAGCAATAATCTACTTGGCCACTTGGAGTATTTACATAGAGCTTGGGACTTCTTTCTATGAATAACAGGCAGAAAGGCTATGTTATTAAACAGGAGGAGCTTGTGCCAAGCCTCCAAAATATACATTATCCACTTTAAATCTTTTAGGGTAACTAGCACACAGTTTTGCGTATATGTTGACCTGTTTTTAGAGACCAACATCTAGGGAAGAAAATAAGATCAATTAGCCTTAACATGCATCAAGTTCTGCACATGCATTCAGTTTATTAGAACACTCTAATGTTCTCTCTCCATACTACTGTGAGTCCATAGTTCACTTCTTCAAGGTACTGCCCCTCCTTCTTTAGCCATTGCTGCTTTCTACAAGCTGTCACATCTTAGTTCAAATGTCTCATGACCCCTCTCCATCATCTCTGGCTTTGGGAAATTTATTGAAGCTTTTTACAAGTAGTTCTTTGTATACTTTTCCTTGTCTTTAgtatttaaaacatacttttattgCTAAGTTTCTTCACTGTAATTTTACCAAAATCAGAAAATAGAGGAGATAAAAGGAGACATCAGTCCATCATTTTAATCAAGAATAAGTTCTCATCTTTCACATAAAAACCTAAACACATATATTGTGCTGTGGTTTAATTAGAGAGGGGAATGTCTTTTCATTTCAATCTATGTACACTGGAAATTTTTTGGGTAATGTCATctgtttatttataaatgtttatgtgtgtcaTCAACACTTTTACATACCATGTATTTATATCATCTACTCAACTCAGTCCATTCAAAATACATTAACGTCTTTCTAATCCAGATGGATTCTATTTTGCTCatatgttttcatgtatttataatAAGTTGAACTGCCTTACTTCAAACAGGCTTAATACTCAAGCTATAGGTGAcagactgatggatggatggatggatggatggatggatgaatggatggataatagagagggagagaaatgatgatagatatttagatagatagatagatagatagatagatagatagatagatagatagatagatagaaagaaagaaagaaagaaagaaagaaagaaagaaagaaagaaagaaagaaagaaagagatagataaTGGCAAAGAGTCTATTGAACCACTAGCCCAGTCTTGATTGTCTGTCTCTCAAGAATCTgtaaaacaattcaaagaaatTTGTAAATTATGTAAATATGTCACCAAATCTAATtcctttcaaagaaaattaaaaaaaaaatttaaattcaggTAGCATGAAATAGCTGGGATTCCAGAATGTGTAGTTACTGTTTCAATAACAAAGAAGAACATGTTCTCAGTCACCATCTTCCTGACTATTCAGCTTGGTATCCTGCCAATTACAAATTATTTCTGAGGAAAACATAGGGAGAAATAGGAGACAAAATAAGGTGCAAGCTAGATTGCTTTTGTTCATGATTTGTCttgaatatttcttctttctccaaatatACAGGAACCAGCAGTAATGACCTAGACACTTAATTTTTATACTAGCCAGaggaagatagaaaaaaaatataaaataaggccaagagaaaatataaagaaaaaagaataaatggacAGGAATGTTATTACCTTGTTTAGATCAAAGATGCACATTTGTAggcaaattgtttttaaatatacataagataaatgactttttaaaaaaatattaaactccagattttatttctctcaagtttcaccctctgactgtcccACATCTagcccccctgtctccatgagcaTGTCTccactccctcacccccaccccaccagacttctaaactcccaAGTTTAgaagtctcttgaaggttaggtgcatcttctcttactAAACCCAGTcccagcagtcttctgctgtatatgtgttgggggcctcatatcagcaggtgtatgctgcctggttggtgttttagtgtctgagagatctcaggggtccaggttaattgagactgctggtcctcctacagggttgccctcctcctcagcttcttccagctttccctaattcaaccatgggaattagcagcttctgtccattggttgggtgcaaatttctgcatctgactctatcagctgcttgttgggtctttctgatggtagtcatgctaggtcccttttttgtgagtgctccgtGGCTTCCGTAATACTGTCAGGTcttgggcctccccttgagctggatcctactttgggcctgtccctggaccttcttttcctcaggctcctctccatttgcATCCATgtagttctttcaaacaggaacaattatgggtcagagttttgactgtgggatggcaaccccatccctcacttgatgctctgtctccTCAGAAGTTGCTCACCCTTTGGTTTTGGTTCTGGCATTCATCATCCTTAgctattttaaagaattatttacagCAAAACTggttacatacatgtataaaatattattatgcatacacacatacattacatacacacattacatacacacatactttcttAATGAAAATAGTGCTTTTCATTATATGTTGGATTCTGGAAACTTTCATTATGTGTTCTCTTGGAATCTGTGGTCCTGAGATTTAATGTTTTGCTCTATGCATGCTCTTGACTGCTCACTCATGCCCTTATATCTCTATAGTAGATACCTCATAACTCTATACCTTTCAGTGAATTTTCAGTCCTAATGTTTTGTAAGGATATATTTCAATGGATGTGTTCATTAATCAAACTAACTAAAAATCAGGCTTCATAGTTCTGTCTAGCTTGTATACTTTCCATGACAATAAAATATAAGAGAAGCAGAACGCTGTGGATATCTGATAATCAAATGCACAGGACTCCTATCAGTGGGAGTGTCTATGTGAATCTCCTTTGTCTGCTCCCAGGTTGTTTTTCCTCCCATTGGCTTGCCTTgaccagccttgatatgaggatttttgctttgtcttattgtatctcatttttttgtgtgtttggttgttgtctcatggaggcctgctcttttctcagtggaaagagagggagtggatctggggaagagggaggtggaaggaacttagagaagcagagggagaggaaactggttGGTTTGTGTTGTACAagagaagaatatattttcagtaaataatatattaatttttactaTCCTTACACTTAGAGCATTAACATTACAAGCCATGCCCCCTTTAGGgattaaatacattaaaaccaACACAGTGCTCATTCACTCAGAATATGTGTACGAATTTCATGGATTTACTTTGCTTTCTATCCCTCCCCCCTTTGCTTTCGTCTGAGTTTGTGTATTAGACTCATTGGCTGTGTTCAACCAACATGTTTATGCTCCTCTTATTTCAGCATGTGGCAAATTGATGAAAATCACAGGCCCTATCACAGTCAAGACATCTGGAACTCGATTTGGTGCTTGGATGACGGATCCTTTAGCATCTGAAAAGAATAACAGAGTATGTTGCTTCTACAAATACTTTTGCTTACAATTAGGTTTCATTTGTACTATTTTCCccgcaagctttttttttttttttttttttgcttcctgaTATAGGTTCTGATGTAAAGCATATTATTTCTTGATATTTTCCAGCTAGAACTGCTAATATATCTAAGGTGTGAAACAAACTTAGTTTAGAGATATGTTCCTCTTAAAATTCTTCAATGTAGTCTAGCCTGATTATCACTGAATACTTCTTGTTTCATGCTTGAAACAGAAATCACAAGCATATAAAATTCCCTGAATATTCCACAAGAAATATgatctttagattttttttaaaaagcactgtgTAGTGAACCAGTTCATTATGTAAAACAATATACTGCTAGAGACAATTGTAAAAGAAACACACTTAAAATAGTGAGGGAATTTTTTTGGTTGACAATACCTGTAATTATGGAATTAAATATAATAGGAACTGATATATTTATACTTACTAATGAATTCATTatgaattaaaattctttatagTCCTATTAAGATTTGCTATTAAAGTAATACATTGGTTTTACTAAAGCCTACAACATAATTAAGTGAATAACTGTTAGTTGATGGTTGGGACAACTAGAAAGTAAACATAAGTTGGGCATGTAAAATAAATTAGACATTTTTGTAAGGCAAGGTTCAGGATAAAGATAATACCTTACAGTTGTCATTGATCATATGGCTACATCAGAAGATGTTCTTTCAAATACATGCTGGGAATACTCAGCAATAGGTGTGAACtagacagaaaataaagcaaaacaaattaatTTGAAGGTAGTAAATTCAGTGATTTCTTTTCGAAACAAATGTCATTTTCTAAGAGAtatatttgtgcatgtttgtatgttcacaaacagatggaggtcagaggactctgTGATTCTTGATTTCAATCATTCAGTTTCTAAAGATGCAACTCATCTTGTCATTCATGGCAGATAGCATCCTTATATATTGGGCCATTTGCCTCCTTACAAATACCCTTACAAAGGCCCATATGCTATGATATTTCAATGGCTTCCCAGTAAGAATATTTGACATCCAGTACTTGAAACTTTGACTGTAACtgtctttgttttgaaatttttatacatgTCCAGGacttaatcattccatttgtttctctttctctcttcttcttcttctttattttcaggTCTGGTATATGGACAGTTATACCAACAATAAAATAGTTCGTGAATACAAGTCCATTGCAGACTTTGTGAGTGGAGCTGAATCAAGGACATACAACCTCCCTTTCAAGTGGGCAGGAACTAACCATGTTGTCTACAATGGCTCTCTCTATTTTAACAAATATCAGAGTAATATTATCATCAAGTACAGCTTTGACTTAGGGAGAGTGCTAGCCCAAAGAAGCCTGGAGTACGCTGGTTTTCACAATGTGTACCCCTATACATGGGGTGGATTCTCTGACATTGACCTAATGGCTGATGAAATTGGTTTGTGGGCTGTATATGCAACTAACCAGAATGCAGGCAATATTGTCATCAGCCAGCTTAATCAAGATACCTTGGAGGTGATGAAAAGCTGGAGCACTGGCTATCCCAAGAGAAGTGCAGGGGAATCCTTCATGATCTGTGGGACTCTTTACGTCACCAATTCCCACTTAACAGGAGCCAAAGTGTATTATTCCTATTCCACAAAAACGTCCACATATGAGTACACGGACATCCCCTTCCATAACCAATACTTTCACATATCTATGCTTGACTACAATGCAAGAGATAG
This region of Mus caroli chromosome 3, CAROLI_EIJ_v1.1, whole genome shotgun sequence genomic DNA includes:
- the Olfm3 gene encoding noelin-3 isoform X2, which encodes MQARSSFLNLLLLSLLAGLDPSKTQISPKEGWQVYSSAQDPDGRCICTVVAPEQNLCSRDAKSRQLRQLLEKVQNMSQSIEVLNLRTQRDFQYVLKMETQMKGLKAKFRQIEDDRKTLMTKHFQELKEKMDELLPLIPVLEQYKTDAKLITQFKEEIRNLSSVLTGIQEEIGAYDYEELHQRVLSLETRLRDCMKKLTCGKLMKITGPITVKTSGTRFGAWMTDPLASEKNNRVWYMDSYTNNKIVREYKSIADFVSGAESRTYNLPFKWAGTNHVVYNGSLYFNKYQSNIIIKYSFDLGRVLAQRSLEYAGFHNVYPYTWGGFSDIDLMADEIGLWAVYATNQNAGNIVISQLNQDTLEVMKSWSTGYPKRSAGESFMICGTLYVTNSHLTGAKVYYSYSTKTSTYEYTDIPFHNQYFHISMLDYNARDRALYAWNNGHQVLFNVTLFHIIKTEDDT